In Dasypus novemcinctus isolate mDasNov1 chromosome 10, mDasNov1.1.hap2, whole genome shotgun sequence, one DNA window encodes the following:
- the PGGHG gene encoding protein-glucosylgalactosylhydroxylysine glucosidase isoform X2, producing MATSASRPWRGSTDPEAEPRMQAPAQVPQVERSVKAAGEDPTVFAAHSLPSDPRLLATVTSAYLGTRVYHDTMHVSGVYNGAGVSTHRAALPSTLNVRLGAPAGAGEQLTETFALDTNTGSFLHTLEGPHFQASQRLYAHRTLPQVLVSSVTVARLAAGRQPVTVQLQAAFSPESPDLDLHLGPDLQGARHLFGHTLVPEQPGGAHQEVHVLWTPVPPVLTLPEDEEDRAWEFLTAVGSSQAEAQARLVEALRLQAQGALYTAHTRAWAQLWAGCGLEVAGPLPLRQALRSALYYLLSALPQPGAPGHISHGLSPGGLSNGSQDECYWGHVFWDQDLWLFPNVLMFHPEAARALLEYRVRTLGGALENARRLGYQGAKFAWESASSGEEVCPEDIYGVQEIHVNGAVVLAFELYYHTTQDLQLFREAGGWELVSAVAEFWCSRVEWSPEEENYHLRGVMPPDEFHCGVNNSVYTNVLVQNSLRFAAALARELGLPVPGRWLEVAGKIKVPFDPKRNFHPEFDGRGGEAGGRRPPGLPGPLPPPSCRSEEEPGDLRGSDVPAGPRHELEHVCRGLDGAEGPGAGVGPPGEVLRQRGRALQGVDGERGWVGRRELLDGHGRLPAGGPLRVHGVQDGPGLRPLVSGGRLWSAHLGRRLPGEQDQLLLLRGHRDHRGHGPGRALDAPAGGRTAAVRGSAPPAPRTQGQLSPLRWSDTKVPPVAPRGGPEAEALKTLDPCPGAPSPRPEPLLRGFGTISGPLLSPLQAPRLTARPVWARPAPVGKPCKAGC from the exons ATGGCGACTTCGGCCTCCAGACCCTGGAGGGGCAGCACCGACCCCGAGGCGGAGCCAAGGATGCAGGCTCCCGCCCAG GTCCCTCAGGTCGAGCGCTCTGTGAAGGCTGCCGGCGAGGACCCCACCGTATTCGCAGCCCACTCTCTGCCCAGTGACCCTCGCCTCCTGGCCACAGTGACCAGTGCGTACCTGGGAACGCGTGTGTACCACGACACCATGCACGTGAGCGGCGTGTACAATGGGGCTGGGGTCAGCACCCACCGGGCGGCCCTGCCCAGCACCCTCAACGTCCGGCTGGGGGCCCCTGCAGGGGCAGGGGAGCAGCTGACTGAGACCTTTGCTCTGGACACCAACACAG gctccTTTCTGCACACCCTGGAGGGGCCCCACTTCCAGGCCTCCCAGCGCCTCTACGCCCACCGCACGCTGCCCCAGGTCCTGGTGTCCAGCGTGACCGTCGCCCGCCTGGCCGCAGGGCGCCAGCCCGTCACGGTGCAGCTGCAGGCCGCCTTCTCCCCAGAAAGCCCCGACCTGGACCTGCACCTGGGCCCTGACCTCCAGGGTGCCCG GCACCTCTTCGGTCACACACTCGTGCCCGAGCAGCCCGGGGGGGCGCACCAGGAGGTGCACGTGCTATGGACGCCAGTGCCCCCAGTTCTGACCCTTCCAGAGGACGAGGAGGACCGGGCCTGGGAGTTCCTGACTGCTGTAGGCAGCAGCCAGGCAGAGGCCCAGGCCCGCCTCGTGGAAGCCCTGCGCCTGCAGGCCCAGGGCGCACTGTACACGGCCCACACCCGGGCCTGGGCCCAGCTCTGGGCAGGCTGCGGCCTGGAGGTGGCAGGGCCCCTGCCCCTGCGCCAGGCCCTGCGCAGTGCCCTCTACTACCTGCTCAGCGCCCTGCCCCAGCCCGGGGCCCCAGGACACATCTCCCACGGCCTCAGCCCTGGCGGCCTGTCCAACGGGAGTCAGGACGAGTGCTACTGGGGTCACGTCTTCTGGGACCAG GACCTCTGGTTGTTCCCGAACGTGCTGATGTTCCACCCGGAGGCCGCCCGGGCGCTGCTCGAGTACCGGGTCCGCACGCTGGGCGGCGCCCTGGAGAACGCCCGCAGACTGGGCTACCAG GGCGCCAAGTTCGCCTGGGAGAGTGCGAGCTCTGGCGAGGAGGTCTGTCCCGAGGATATTTACGGGGTCCAGGAGATCCACGTCAACGGGGCCGTAGTTCTGGCCTTTGAGCTGTACTACCACACCACCCAG GACTTGCAGCTCTTCCGAGAGGCCGGTGGCTGGGAGCTGGTCAGTGCCGTGGCCGAGTTCTGGTGCAGTCGTGTGGAGTGGAGCCCAGAGGAGGAGAACTACCACCTGAGAG GAGTCATGCCCCCCGATGAGTTCCACTGCGGGGTCAACAACTCCGTGTACACCAACGTCCTGGTCCAGAACAG CCTGCGCTTCGCCGCCGCCCTGGCCCGGGAGCTGGGTCTGCCTGTCCCCGGCCGGTGGCTGGAGGTGGCCGGGAAGATCAAGGTGCCCTTCGATCCGAAGCGGAACTTCCACCCCGAGTTTGACGG GAGAGGAGGTGAAGCAGGCGGACGTCGTCCTCCTGGGCTACCCGGTCCCCTTCCCCCTCCGTCCTGCCGTTCGGAGGAAGAACCTGGAGATTTACGAGGCAGCGACGTCCCCGCGGGGCCCCGCCATGAGCTGG AGCATGTTTGCCGTGGGCTGGATGGAGCTGAAGGACCGGGCGCGGGCGTGGGGCCTCCTGGAGAGGTGCTTCGCCAACGTGGCCGAGCCCTTCAAG GTGTGGACGGAGAACGCGGATGGGTCGGGCGCCGTGAACTTCTTGACGGGCATGGGCGGCTTCCTGCAGGCGGCCCTCTTCGGGTTCACGGGGTTCAG GATGGGCCTGGCCTTCGACCCCTCGTGTCCGGCGGGCGTCTCTGGAGTGCGCATCTGGGGCGTCGTCTACCTGGGGAGCAGGATCAGCTTCTCCTTCTCCGAGGACACCGTGACCATCGAGGTCACGGCCCGGGCAGGGCCCTGGACGCCCCCGCTGGAGGCCGAACTGCAGCCGTCAGGGGCTcggctccccctgcccccag GACACAAGGCCAGCTTTCCCCTCTGCGCTGGTCGGATACAAAGGTGCCCCCTGTAGCGCCTCGTGGAGGGCCGGAAGCCGAGGCTCTGAAGACCCTGGACCCCTGCCCCggagcccccagcccccgccccgagCCCCTCCTCAGGGGCTTCGGCACCATATCCGGCCCCCTCTTGAGCCCCTTGCAGGCGCCCAGGCTGACCGCACGCCCCGTGTGGGCGCGGCCTGCTCCTGTAGGGAAACCCTGTAAGGCCGGGTGTTGA
- the PGGHG gene encoding protein-glucosylgalactosylhydroxylysine glucosidase isoform X1, whose translation MATSASRPWRGSTDPEAEPRMQAPAQVPQVERSVKAAGEDPTVFAAHSLPSDPRLLATVTSAYLGTRVYHDTMHVSGVYNGAGVSTHRAALPSTLNVRLGAPAGAGEQLTETFALDTNTGSFLHTLEGPHFQASQRLYAHRTLPQVLVSSVTVARLAAGRQPVTVQLQAAFSPESPDLDLHLGPDLQGARHLFGHTLVPEQPGGAHQEVHVLWTPVPPVLTLPEDEEDRAWEFLTAVGSSQAEAQARLVEALRLQAQGALYTAHTRAWAQLWAGCGLEVAGPLPLRQALRSALYYLLSALPQPGAPGHISHGLSPGGLSNGSQDECYWGHVFWDQDLWLFPNVLMFHPEAARALLEYRVRTLGGALENARRLGYQGAKFAWESASSGEEVCPEDIYGVQEIHVNGAVVLAFELYYHTTQDLQLFREAGGWELVSAVAEFWCSRVEWSPEEENYHLRGVMPPDEFHCGVNNSVYTNVLVQNSLRFAAALARELGLPVPGRWLEVAGKIKVPFDPKRNFHPEFDGRGGEAGGRRPPGLPGPLPPPSCRSEEEPGDLRGSDVPAGPRHELEHVCRGLDGAEGPGAGVGPPGEVLRQRGRALQGVDGERGWVGRRELLDGHGRLPAGGPLRVHGVQDQQDGPGLRPLVSGGRLWSAHLGRRLPGEQDQLLLLRGHRDHRGHGPGRALDAPAGGRTAAVRGSAPPAPRTQGQLSPLRWSDTKVPPVAPRGGPEAEALKTLDPCPGAPSPRPEPLLRGFGTISGPLLSPLQAPRLTARPVWARPAPVGKPCKAGC comes from the exons ATGGCGACTTCGGCCTCCAGACCCTGGAGGGGCAGCACCGACCCCGAGGCGGAGCCAAGGATGCAGGCTCCCGCCCAG GTCCCTCAGGTCGAGCGCTCTGTGAAGGCTGCCGGCGAGGACCCCACCGTATTCGCAGCCCACTCTCTGCCCAGTGACCCTCGCCTCCTGGCCACAGTGACCAGTGCGTACCTGGGAACGCGTGTGTACCACGACACCATGCACGTGAGCGGCGTGTACAATGGGGCTGGGGTCAGCACCCACCGGGCGGCCCTGCCCAGCACCCTCAACGTCCGGCTGGGGGCCCCTGCAGGGGCAGGGGAGCAGCTGACTGAGACCTTTGCTCTGGACACCAACACAG gctccTTTCTGCACACCCTGGAGGGGCCCCACTTCCAGGCCTCCCAGCGCCTCTACGCCCACCGCACGCTGCCCCAGGTCCTGGTGTCCAGCGTGACCGTCGCCCGCCTGGCCGCAGGGCGCCAGCCCGTCACGGTGCAGCTGCAGGCCGCCTTCTCCCCAGAAAGCCCCGACCTGGACCTGCACCTGGGCCCTGACCTCCAGGGTGCCCG GCACCTCTTCGGTCACACACTCGTGCCCGAGCAGCCCGGGGGGGCGCACCAGGAGGTGCACGTGCTATGGACGCCAGTGCCCCCAGTTCTGACCCTTCCAGAGGACGAGGAGGACCGGGCCTGGGAGTTCCTGACTGCTGTAGGCAGCAGCCAGGCAGAGGCCCAGGCCCGCCTCGTGGAAGCCCTGCGCCTGCAGGCCCAGGGCGCACTGTACACGGCCCACACCCGGGCCTGGGCCCAGCTCTGGGCAGGCTGCGGCCTGGAGGTGGCAGGGCCCCTGCCCCTGCGCCAGGCCCTGCGCAGTGCCCTCTACTACCTGCTCAGCGCCCTGCCCCAGCCCGGGGCCCCAGGACACATCTCCCACGGCCTCAGCCCTGGCGGCCTGTCCAACGGGAGTCAGGACGAGTGCTACTGGGGTCACGTCTTCTGGGACCAG GACCTCTGGTTGTTCCCGAACGTGCTGATGTTCCACCCGGAGGCCGCCCGGGCGCTGCTCGAGTACCGGGTCCGCACGCTGGGCGGCGCCCTGGAGAACGCCCGCAGACTGGGCTACCAG GGCGCCAAGTTCGCCTGGGAGAGTGCGAGCTCTGGCGAGGAGGTCTGTCCCGAGGATATTTACGGGGTCCAGGAGATCCACGTCAACGGGGCCGTAGTTCTGGCCTTTGAGCTGTACTACCACACCACCCAG GACTTGCAGCTCTTCCGAGAGGCCGGTGGCTGGGAGCTGGTCAGTGCCGTGGCCGAGTTCTGGTGCAGTCGTGTGGAGTGGAGCCCAGAGGAGGAGAACTACCACCTGAGAG GAGTCATGCCCCCCGATGAGTTCCACTGCGGGGTCAACAACTCCGTGTACACCAACGTCCTGGTCCAGAACAG CCTGCGCTTCGCCGCCGCCCTGGCCCGGGAGCTGGGTCTGCCTGTCCCCGGCCGGTGGCTGGAGGTGGCCGGGAAGATCAAGGTGCCCTTCGATCCGAAGCGGAACTTCCACCCCGAGTTTGACGG GAGAGGAGGTGAAGCAGGCGGACGTCGTCCTCCTGGGCTACCCGGTCCCCTTCCCCCTCCGTCCTGCCGTTCGGAGGAAGAACCTGGAGATTTACGAGGCAGCGACGTCCCCGCGGGGCCCCGCCATGAGCTGG AGCATGTTTGCCGTGGGCTGGATGGAGCTGAAGGACCGGGCGCGGGCGTGGGGCCTCCTGGAGAGGTGCTTCGCCAACGTGGCCGAGCCCTTCAAG GTGTGGACGGAGAACGCGGATGGGTCGGGCGCCGTGAACTTCTTGACGGGCATGGGCGGCTTCCTGCAGGCGGCCCTCTTCGGGTTCACGGGGTTCAG GATCAGCAGGATGGGCCTGGCCTTCGACCCCTCGTGTCCGGCGGGCGTCTCTGGAGTGCGCATCTGGGGCGTCGTCTACCTGGGGAGCAGGATCAGCTTCTCCTTCTCCGAGGACACCGTGACCATCGAGGTCACGGCCCGGGCAGGGCCCTGGACGCCCCCGCTGGAGGCCGAACTGCAGCCGTCAGGGGCTcggctccccctgcccccag GACACAAGGCCAGCTTTCCCCTCTGCGCTGGTCGGATACAAAGGTGCCCCCTGTAGCGCCTCGTGGAGGGCCGGAAGCCGAGGCTCTGAAGACCCTGGACCCCTGCCCCggagcccccagcccccgccccgagCCCCTCCTCAGGGGCTTCGGCACCATATCCGGCCCCCTCTTGAGCCCCTTGCAGGCGCCCAGGCTGACCGCACGCCCCGTGTGGGCGCGGCCTGCTCCTGTAGGGAAACCCTGTAAGGCCGGGTGTTGA
- the PGGHG gene encoding protein-glucosylgalactosylhydroxylysine glucosidase isoform X8, with amino-acid sequence MATSASRPWRGSTDPEAEPRMQAPAQVPQVERSVKAAGEDPTVFAAHSLPSDPRLLATVTSAYLGTRVYHDTMHVSGVYNGAGVSTHRAALPSTLNVRLGAPAGAGEQLTETFALDTNTGSFLHTLEGPHFQASQRLYAHRTLPQVLVSSVTVARLAAGRQPVTVQLQAAFSPESPDLDLHLGPDLQGARHLFGHTLVPEQPGGAHQEVHVLWTPVPPVLTLPEDEEDRAWEFLTAVGSSQAEAQARLVEALRLQAQGALYTAHTRAWAQLWAGCGLEVAGPLPLRQALRSALYYLLSALPQPGAPGHISHGLSPGGLSNGSQDECYWGHVFWDQDLWLFPNVLMFHPEAARALLEYRVRTLGGALENARRLGYQGAKFAWESASSGEEVCPEDIYGVQEIHVNGAVVLAFELYYHTTQDLQLFREAGGWELVSAVAEFWCSRVEWSPEEENYHLRGVMPPDEFHCGVNNSVYTNVLVQNSLRFAAALARELGLPVPGRWLEVAGKIKVPFDPKRNFHPEFDGYEPGEEVKQADVVLLGYPVPFPLRPAVRRKNLEIYEAATSPRGPAMSWVWTENADGSGAVNFLTGMGGFLQAALFGFTGFRISRMGLAFDPSCPAGVSGVRIWGVVYLGSRISFSFSEDTVTIEVTARAGPWTPPLEAELQPSGARLPLPPGHKASFPLCAGRIQRCPL; translated from the exons ATGGCGACTTCGGCCTCCAGACCCTGGAGGGGCAGCACCGACCCCGAGGCGGAGCCAAGGATGCAGGCTCCCGCCCAG GTCCCTCAGGTCGAGCGCTCTGTGAAGGCTGCCGGCGAGGACCCCACCGTATTCGCAGCCCACTCTCTGCCCAGTGACCCTCGCCTCCTGGCCACAGTGACCAGTGCGTACCTGGGAACGCGTGTGTACCACGACACCATGCACGTGAGCGGCGTGTACAATGGGGCTGGGGTCAGCACCCACCGGGCGGCCCTGCCCAGCACCCTCAACGTCCGGCTGGGGGCCCCTGCAGGGGCAGGGGAGCAGCTGACTGAGACCTTTGCTCTGGACACCAACACAG gctccTTTCTGCACACCCTGGAGGGGCCCCACTTCCAGGCCTCCCAGCGCCTCTACGCCCACCGCACGCTGCCCCAGGTCCTGGTGTCCAGCGTGACCGTCGCCCGCCTGGCCGCAGGGCGCCAGCCCGTCACGGTGCAGCTGCAGGCCGCCTTCTCCCCAGAAAGCCCCGACCTGGACCTGCACCTGGGCCCTGACCTCCAGGGTGCCCG GCACCTCTTCGGTCACACACTCGTGCCCGAGCAGCCCGGGGGGGCGCACCAGGAGGTGCACGTGCTATGGACGCCAGTGCCCCCAGTTCTGACCCTTCCAGAGGACGAGGAGGACCGGGCCTGGGAGTTCCTGACTGCTGTAGGCAGCAGCCAGGCAGAGGCCCAGGCCCGCCTCGTGGAAGCCCTGCGCCTGCAGGCCCAGGGCGCACTGTACACGGCCCACACCCGGGCCTGGGCCCAGCTCTGGGCAGGCTGCGGCCTGGAGGTGGCAGGGCCCCTGCCCCTGCGCCAGGCCCTGCGCAGTGCCCTCTACTACCTGCTCAGCGCCCTGCCCCAGCCCGGGGCCCCAGGACACATCTCCCACGGCCTCAGCCCTGGCGGCCTGTCCAACGGGAGTCAGGACGAGTGCTACTGGGGTCACGTCTTCTGGGACCAG GACCTCTGGTTGTTCCCGAACGTGCTGATGTTCCACCCGGAGGCCGCCCGGGCGCTGCTCGAGTACCGGGTCCGCACGCTGGGCGGCGCCCTGGAGAACGCCCGCAGACTGGGCTACCAG GGCGCCAAGTTCGCCTGGGAGAGTGCGAGCTCTGGCGAGGAGGTCTGTCCCGAGGATATTTACGGGGTCCAGGAGATCCACGTCAACGGGGCCGTAGTTCTGGCCTTTGAGCTGTACTACCACACCACCCAG GACTTGCAGCTCTTCCGAGAGGCCGGTGGCTGGGAGCTGGTCAGTGCCGTGGCCGAGTTCTGGTGCAGTCGTGTGGAGTGGAGCCCAGAGGAGGAGAACTACCACCTGAGAG GAGTCATGCCCCCCGATGAGTTCCACTGCGGGGTCAACAACTCCGTGTACACCAACGTCCTGGTCCAGAACAG CCTGCGCTTCGCCGCCGCCCTGGCCCGGGAGCTGGGTCTGCCTGTCCCCGGCCGGTGGCTGGAGGTGGCCGGGAAGATCAAGGTGCCCTTCGATCCGAAGCGGAACTTCCACCCCGAGTTTGACGGGTACGAGCCCG GAGAGGAGGTGAAGCAGGCGGACGTCGTCCTCCTGGGCTACCCGGTCCCCTTCCCCCTCCGTCCTGCCGTTCGGAGGAAGAACCTGGAGATTTACGAGGCAGCGACGTCCCCGCGGGGCCCCGCCATGAGCTGG GTGTGGACGGAGAACGCGGATGGGTCGGGCGCCGTGAACTTCTTGACGGGCATGGGCGGCTTCCTGCAGGCGGCCCTCTTCGGGTTCACGGGGTTCAG GATCAGCAGGATGGGCCTGGCCTTCGACCCCTCGTGTCCGGCGGGCGTCTCTGGAGTGCGCATCTGGGGCGTCGTCTACCTGGGGAGCAGGATCAGCTTCTCCTTCTCCGAGGACACCGTGACCATCGAGGTCACGGCCCGGGCAGGGCCCTGGACGCCCCCGCTGGAGGCCGAACTGCAGCCGTCAGGGGCTcggctccccctgcccccag GACACAAGGCCAGCTTTCCCCTCTGCGCTGGTCGGATACAAAGGTGCCCCCTGTAG
- the PGGHG gene encoding protein-glucosylgalactosylhydroxylysine glucosidase isoform X4 — translation MATSASRPWRGSTDPEAEPRMQAPAQVPQVERSVKAAGEDPTVFAAHSLPSDPRLLATVTSAYLGTRVYHDTMHVSGVYNGAGVSTHRAALPSTLNVRLGAPAGAGEQLTETFALDTNTGSFLHTLEGPHFQASQRLYAHRTLPQVLVSSVTVARLAAGRQPVTVQLQAAFSPESPDLDLHLGPDLQGARHLFGHTLVPEQPGGAHQEVHVLWTPVPPVLTLPEDEEDRAWEFLTAVGSSQAEAQARLVEALRLQAQGALYTAHTRAWAQLWAGCGLEVAGPLPLRQALRSALYYLLSALPQPGAPGHISHGLSPGGLSNGSQDECYWGHVFWDQDLWLFPNVLMFHPEAARALLEYRVRTLGGALENARRLGYQGAKFAWESASSGEEVCPEDIYGVQEIHVNGAVVLAFELYYHTTQDLQLFREAGGWELVSAVAEFWCSRVEWSPEEENYHLRGVMPPDEFHCGVNNSVYTNVLVQNSLRFAAALARELGLPVPGRWLEVAGKIKVPFDPKRNFHPEFDGYEPGEEVKQADVVLLGYPVPFPLRPAVRRKNLEIYEAATSPRGPAMSWSMFAVGWMELKDRARAWGLLERCFANVAEPFKVWTENADGSGAVNFLTGMGGFLQAALFGFTGFRISRMGLAFDPSCPAGVSGVRIWGVVYLGSRISFSFSEDTVTIEVTARAGPWTPPLEAELQPSGARLPLPPGHKASFPLCAGRIQRCPL, via the exons ATGGCGACTTCGGCCTCCAGACCCTGGAGGGGCAGCACCGACCCCGAGGCGGAGCCAAGGATGCAGGCTCCCGCCCAG GTCCCTCAGGTCGAGCGCTCTGTGAAGGCTGCCGGCGAGGACCCCACCGTATTCGCAGCCCACTCTCTGCCCAGTGACCCTCGCCTCCTGGCCACAGTGACCAGTGCGTACCTGGGAACGCGTGTGTACCACGACACCATGCACGTGAGCGGCGTGTACAATGGGGCTGGGGTCAGCACCCACCGGGCGGCCCTGCCCAGCACCCTCAACGTCCGGCTGGGGGCCCCTGCAGGGGCAGGGGAGCAGCTGACTGAGACCTTTGCTCTGGACACCAACACAG gctccTTTCTGCACACCCTGGAGGGGCCCCACTTCCAGGCCTCCCAGCGCCTCTACGCCCACCGCACGCTGCCCCAGGTCCTGGTGTCCAGCGTGACCGTCGCCCGCCTGGCCGCAGGGCGCCAGCCCGTCACGGTGCAGCTGCAGGCCGCCTTCTCCCCAGAAAGCCCCGACCTGGACCTGCACCTGGGCCCTGACCTCCAGGGTGCCCG GCACCTCTTCGGTCACACACTCGTGCCCGAGCAGCCCGGGGGGGCGCACCAGGAGGTGCACGTGCTATGGACGCCAGTGCCCCCAGTTCTGACCCTTCCAGAGGACGAGGAGGACCGGGCCTGGGAGTTCCTGACTGCTGTAGGCAGCAGCCAGGCAGAGGCCCAGGCCCGCCTCGTGGAAGCCCTGCGCCTGCAGGCCCAGGGCGCACTGTACACGGCCCACACCCGGGCCTGGGCCCAGCTCTGGGCAGGCTGCGGCCTGGAGGTGGCAGGGCCCCTGCCCCTGCGCCAGGCCCTGCGCAGTGCCCTCTACTACCTGCTCAGCGCCCTGCCCCAGCCCGGGGCCCCAGGACACATCTCCCACGGCCTCAGCCCTGGCGGCCTGTCCAACGGGAGTCAGGACGAGTGCTACTGGGGTCACGTCTTCTGGGACCAG GACCTCTGGTTGTTCCCGAACGTGCTGATGTTCCACCCGGAGGCCGCCCGGGCGCTGCTCGAGTACCGGGTCCGCACGCTGGGCGGCGCCCTGGAGAACGCCCGCAGACTGGGCTACCAG GGCGCCAAGTTCGCCTGGGAGAGTGCGAGCTCTGGCGAGGAGGTCTGTCCCGAGGATATTTACGGGGTCCAGGAGATCCACGTCAACGGGGCCGTAGTTCTGGCCTTTGAGCTGTACTACCACACCACCCAG GACTTGCAGCTCTTCCGAGAGGCCGGTGGCTGGGAGCTGGTCAGTGCCGTGGCCGAGTTCTGGTGCAGTCGTGTGGAGTGGAGCCCAGAGGAGGAGAACTACCACCTGAGAG GAGTCATGCCCCCCGATGAGTTCCACTGCGGGGTCAACAACTCCGTGTACACCAACGTCCTGGTCCAGAACAG CCTGCGCTTCGCCGCCGCCCTGGCCCGGGAGCTGGGTCTGCCTGTCCCCGGCCGGTGGCTGGAGGTGGCCGGGAAGATCAAGGTGCCCTTCGATCCGAAGCGGAACTTCCACCCCGAGTTTGACGGGTACGAGCCCG GAGAGGAGGTGAAGCAGGCGGACGTCGTCCTCCTGGGCTACCCGGTCCCCTTCCCCCTCCGTCCTGCCGTTCGGAGGAAGAACCTGGAGATTTACGAGGCAGCGACGTCCCCGCGGGGCCCCGCCATGAGCTGG AGCATGTTTGCCGTGGGCTGGATGGAGCTGAAGGACCGGGCGCGGGCGTGGGGCCTCCTGGAGAGGTGCTTCGCCAACGTGGCCGAGCCCTTCAAG GTGTGGACGGAGAACGCGGATGGGTCGGGCGCCGTGAACTTCTTGACGGGCATGGGCGGCTTCCTGCAGGCGGCCCTCTTCGGGTTCACGGGGTTCAG GATCAGCAGGATGGGCCTGGCCTTCGACCCCTCGTGTCCGGCGGGCGTCTCTGGAGTGCGCATCTGGGGCGTCGTCTACCTGGGGAGCAGGATCAGCTTCTCCTTCTCCGAGGACACCGTGACCATCGAGGTCACGGCCCGGGCAGGGCCCTGGACGCCCCCGCTGGAGGCCGAACTGCAGCCGTCAGGGGCTcggctccccctgcccccag GACACAAGGCCAGCTTTCCCCTCTGCGCTGGTCGGATACAAAGGTGCCCCCTGTAG